Proteins encoded together in one Drosophila albomicans strain 15112-1751.03 chromosome 2R, ASM965048v2, whole genome shotgun sequence window:
- the LOC127565831 gene encoding uncharacterized protein LOC127565831: MVFSQSNSDQAAKALENELYNTLSKTQHDTPTPPNPEPEKKKFTFLQQKVAVKSKSTRTDAIIALRQYLEAPNSPENVEPLEFYKICPDSMEALKSIAKRYFCVPAFSTASETIFSKAGQVISERRSSLKPKIVNMLIFLYKNSFLYDVY, from the exons ATGGTTTTCTCTCAGTCAAATTCAGACCAAGCTGCTAAGGCTTTAGAGAATGAATTGTACAACACATTGTCCAAAACACAGCACGATACGCCAACACCACCAAATCCAGAACCggaaaagaagaaatttaCGTTCCTACAGCAAAAAGTCGCTGTTAAATCTAAGTCGACCAGGACAGACGCTATTATAGCTCTAAGGCAATATTTGGAGGCTCCAAATTCCCCGGAGAACGTCGAGCCCCTAGAGTTCTACAAG atatGCCCAGATTCCATGGAAGCTTTGAAAAGCATTGCAAAACGATACTTTTGCGTTCCAGCATTTTCCACGGCGTCCGAGACGATTTTCAGCAAAGCTGGCCAAGTCATTAGTGAGCGCAGGAGCTCTCTCAAACCAAAAATAGTTAATatgttgatatttttgtacaaaaaCAGCTTCCTTTATGATGTctattaa